The DNA region TAAACTTCGCTTTATGAAAGTAACTGCTCACATATTTAGAGGAATAGAGGGGGAACTTGAGTTGAAATTGGAATGAGGTGTAGAGGGTCAATAATTCAACTATGTTTCTATCCCTTTCATCCTTTTAGAGGAAAATGGGGGAGAAAAGAATCCCAGTCTAcagttttgattttttattttcaaacaataaaatttGGGAAGTGTTTTTTCTAATGGAACTGAGCCTTAGAGGAATTGTTGAACAGGTGCCAGCTTGAAAATAGCTGAAAATGCTAACAAAAAAGGAAAAGACAACTCGTCACCACCAGTTGGATGCCAACAGCTTGATGAAACCCATGCTGTTGATGCATCTTTGGACACTAACAATGGCATTTACAAAACTGGAAGAGAAGTTATTAAGACTACTGAAGAGGCATTACCATCACACACAACCAAGGTTCCAGAGCTGTATCTAAACAATGTTCCGAAACACGTGTCACAACACGAGTCACTGAACCTACCTGATAGAGGAAATATTGTCGAGAAACATGTCGCTCCCATGAAATCAGAGAAAACTGTTCggaaaaggaaaaacaaaaaaggtAAAAGCTTTGGTACAGAAAACCGAGACTTGTATAGTAAAAGGCCATTAGATTGTCGAATAGCAGATGGAAAAAGGGATGTACGTGGAGAACTTATCCTACCGGTGGGTATAAGTAAGCCTGAAAAAAGTTTAGAAACTATTAGTGAAAATCTAATTCGATGCCAATACAAGAAAGCTGTTCCGGGGAAAGACCATCCATTATCAACTGTGAAAGAGTTACCTGATGAACCAATTAAGGAAATGGCTACCCCAGCATCTGTGATTCAAAGTGGCAAATCTAAGAAGAGGAAGCTAAAGAAGCAACCTGTTGCTGAACAACAGCTTTCGAGCCTACCTGTTAACCAGCATTTAAATAAACCAACAACGGGAACTGAAGAAAGAGTAAGTATCAATTAGAAAAGAAGCTAGTTCGCTGGACCGCGTATTAGATTAAACAGCTGGAAGTTATTAACTGGAGACTGAATCTTTCTGTCCTCTTTTGTTTTCTGGTTGGTAGGGGGAACAGGCTGATGATATCATGACAGAAGCGAATGATATTACGTTGGAGTCAGTGAACACTGCAAAGAAAAGGAAAGtaaataacaatgaacaagaatgtaGAAAAAATGCTGATGATGTATCACCACCGTCACCTGTGAAAGAGCAACAAAATGAGAAACATAAGGAAATAGCTGCACCCATTAGTGTAATTCAAAGTGACAGAGATGTTGGTGTTTCCTGTCTGAATTTGAATGGTTCAAGCAAGGCTTCTGGAGTTACGACGAGAACTCATGCTTTGAATCATGTAAGTCAAATAAAGACACAAAAATGCTATTTCCGTGCATAGATTGATAAGTTCAACTTCAACTGATTATATGAAGGCCGACTCTTTCCTCTTTGCATGGGTTTAGGTAGAGGAAGCTGGTCCTTTGACAGATAGCAAGATTAATGATACCCAAAGCCAGAAAGAATCACATGGTGAAGATCATCATGTTGAATTCAGTGAAACTGATCACTTTCAAGTAAATGCTGTTTCAGCTGAAGCAGGGCTTCTTGAAAGGCCATCTACTGGAAACCACTTGGTTGGATCAAAGAAGGGCAGAGAAAGTGTAATCAATGATGAAAAGCTCGATACATCCATACCTCTTGGTGCCAAACATTCAACTGTATCTAAAGAATTGACAAACACCCTACCTGAAGCTTCCCACACTCCCCGAAAAACTATTGTTTCCACCGAAGGTGAGGATGATGGTAGCGAGTCCTCTGGAAGTAAAGACTTGATGATTCAGCCCAATAAAAAGACCAAGAATCACCCTATAAAGCTAAAAGAGGATCAGGCTGGCCTTAGAAGATCTTCCTTTTTGGATGCAAAATTCTGAATACTTCTGCATTGAAGAAACGGTTGTGCTCTTCAGGGGCAATTTTTGATGTATCTAGTTCAAGTTCTGAAGAAGTAGATGGAACTGATGCTTCCAGTTCTAGCACCATGACTTCACTTGGAAGTGTAAATTAAAGGTGCGGTGGAATCAAAACATGGTAATGGGTTTGATTAAACTCAACTCTTCAAGTATTCAAGTGCATCATATGTTTATTGATATTGCAAGTGCAGTTCAGAACTTGATTTTGTTATTCGTCTTCTTAATGCAAATTGTCTGTTACACAAAGCTTGCGCAGTTTTTTAGTTTGTAAACGTGCGCTTTTGGTCGCTTAACAAACCTTTCTGTGGAAACCCCAAATAATTTCCGCGGTATTTCACTTACGACTAATTGTTTTGTGCAGGTTATCAGCGATCCACATATAAGTTGAAATGAGTCTTTCAAAGCTTGGTCAGATACAAGATGGTGGCTTCACAGTCACAAGACGAGAGTCAGCCTACCGAGTTTGTTCCTGATAGTCAAGCAAACATGTAAGCGTCTTTAGTTGCTTGTTCTTTTTGACTCAATAGCTATTATATTCGGGAATCAATTTGATCACTTTTGAGGGACTTTTTTTCTTCCAAATTTTGTCATAATCTCCTACCTTTTTCGCGTGCGTATGCGAGTTGCGACTATGAATTCAACTTTAGTATTTGATAATAATGGTTTATCACTTGAAACTTTTCATCTGCTCGGAAAGACAAGGCTTCATAGTCTTAAGGCATGCGGTTATGTAAAGATTGTCGATACTTCTACCTGGTTCACCTATATGTATAGTGGGCAAAGTGAATGGGAGTATTCAACTTTGCCAATATGATCATTATTAGAGGTGTTCGAAACAGATCTAATGATCCAATATTCACCAGATCTTGTAACCGAACCCAAATTGACCTgacttaaaaatgaatttacaattatgtaaaaactaaTATGGACAAAACTCGATTTTGAACCGATTTAAAACACCTGACTCGTGATCAACTTGATGACCAATAAACACCTCTAACCATGATTAGCACAGGTCAAAATGGAATTTGTCCCATGACCATGGTACCACACCTATTAGATTGTACTTGGTGCTAAAAATTATTCACCAGGGAATtatatctaattttaatttaaatttgaaacaattaattaaatttgtgtTTCTTTCTTATCGTTAGGGAATCAAAAGTTGATGTCAGCAATGAAATATACACACGATACAACAAACAGTTCtgaagaaattaattaatttgggAAGCCATTAATTGCGTAATTAACGGATCACTGCCAATTGCCAAACATAATGCAATAGGGAATCATCTAAAGGACCATGTTTATTTGAAGCACGCCTACAATATCATTAGTTTATGAATTAGTTTAAGAAGCCTACAATACCATGTTTAAGAAGACGTGAGATTGCAATCGACTCTTAAGAGATGTAATTAGATTATTGCTTTATTACATGCTCTTCATCAGAAGattttctcaaaataaaaatattggaatTTTATATTTGACTTAAAGAACAGAAAAGGGTTTCTCATTAAGTTATTCTAGATGATATGTATTCTAGTTTCTACCTAACTTTCACAAGAAGTAAAGAAAAAGTGtccataatttaaataaattaatttgtattCGACAATATATATGTCTCTAAAGACCTTTTTCgagtcgagggactctttgaccgcactctttCTATGGATATGAGctgccgtctttcttccctcctcagaccctgattatagttttctatgagtagGATACACTggctgggtatgatgatgatatgtCTTTGACAACCAATTGTCATCTGTTATATTGATGGTCGAAAAGTTTGATCTCTAACCGAAAGATCATGAGTTCGAATGCTGGGATCGGCACAATCAAAACATGCCTTTGAATGGTGGAATTGGCACAATCAAAACATGCCTTCGAGTAgtgaagtattaaaaaaaaaaaaagtgatgtcAATGCTTTAAAATAAGCTTTATGGGTATTGAATCTTAGTAATTTATGTGGAAAATAATATTCTAACCAACTCATCTAGCATAATACACGAATATACTATGTAGTTCGCTTTAACAAAAACCACCCTTCAAATATAGAACTCAAGTTAACCGTTGGAGTGAAAATAGAGAACCTTTTTCCATTGAATGATCGGAAAAAACAATGCCAAATTAGCATCCCCAAAAATCTTGGCTCATTGGCTGCCTATTGCCATACTAACACAGCTAGCACTTTGTTGCCATCTATTTTCGGGAACATGCTTAAATAAAACAATAGAcactttttatatttattttattagaaattacaatataaaaattcattttattttaattaattaaaataaccaGATAAATTATGCAAGTTGATTGTATGGTACTACAGAATTCCAGTaagttctttattttatttttatgtttaatacGTTTGATGAAACAAAATATAGTCTCTTTATAAAAATACTCCATTCACTCTTTTTGCTCTTTAATAAAGTTCTCGTAAAAAATATTTAcgataattaagaaaaataaaatttttttagataGTGTATGtaaagtattattttattcaataaatttgataaatgagaaccataaacattaaaagaaagttagtacttcctctgtttttttttttttacttgcaaaGTTACAATATAGTTGACTTTGATACTATTCATCAAGCAAATTGACTTTAATGTTGTggtaatctataagttaaaatataatcatatgaaatcttgtttaaatcgtctggatttaaaatttattaattttgagttttcataatttttcgaTAACGGTGAAAGACATGTGAGAAATATATGAGGATTACAAGGGATCtgtaaatatgttaaaataaaattggtgGAAGACTTGTGAAAACTAAAAACCATatgtattattaattattaaaatattaaaattaaaatgaataagattatttttataaaaaatttataatataaataaaaagattgacatATCTAagttgataaaatatattttcatttcaagtaaaaataaatttcaatagCAGTAAAAGATAAATGGGTGAATCAAATTTTGTTTCGCTACAGGCTATTCAACTCAAAACCGTAGTCTTACCCAAAAAACCGAAAGGTAgcatttaaatatttacatactAGATAATTAACCGTGCGATGTGTGATTATATTcgatataaattatattaatttatataaagtattataactattaattaacatatttcaaaataaaatttaaacaaaaatgtGTAAAActactttataaaaatttaaatgaaaaaaataatttttttctatgaaaaatataattgttacataaaaaatagtcacaacctaaatcatattaaaattaatcattacaaaaaaataaccaattgtataaataagaaaaaccctaataaaattatattatattttaatcattttaaaatatccaataatttatgattttctaatacattaaatgatgtaaaaaataaagtcaaaaataaaaaaaatagtcataaaaaatgaaatttgttgaGGTTATAACACGTAATTAATTTTAAGCAGTGATGATCCAATAGTatttcgtttttagtaatagttataagATACTTCTACTTTACAAGGTTAGAGTAATTAAAAAGCAACGAACAACATAATTTGATGTCTGTTCATTTAATCCATCCTTTTTTATTATCttacttctatttatttatatattaatgtgcCAAAGCTTTTCCTAACGTAAAAGGCAATCATTTTTCACTTTGAAACACACAAATCCATAGATTATAAATACTCCTATTAACaggatataaatataatatttccaTCAATTTTGAAATACTTACGCTCAATTGCAAATGGATGGAAAAATATCAGTATCACTGGCAAATATAAAGGTACAATATTGTTAAAACTTTGTATATTTTGGTGTTTAAAGATACAATattgttataaaaatattaatttttaaaaccgtaagtaaaatttgttaatttttgctCCACCACCGGTACGAAGTACTTCATTAGAGAGGACTTCTAAATAAAACTCAATATTGTTCTTAaatgtatataatttaatttaatatataaaaaattaaaataaatattaaattaggtaaaaaatcaaaaatagtaTATATGGTAAAGCAAAGAAAGTATCtctataattaatttaagcatcCATCATTATATTACGAATTATTCTTAAAGTAAGAAACAAAAGACTCAACTACCCAAATTTTTTTGGCTAACGTACaaacaaagaataataataatataataaacaaaGCGAAAGGCATATTTAGAAACAATCAAAAACTCATCAATGACCGTTGTATTAGTTTctccttataataataataataataataatcttacTAAATATTCCGTCAAAAAATACTTTCATTGAACTAAATACGAAAatatacttaaaataaataCCTACTTATAAATTACTCTTTTTTCCGAAAAATAACCTCAGTATCCAACCCGAATCCATCAACCTTCTTAACCCGAACCAACTCGGATCTTTTAAACAGTTTCACTAACGGATCCACCCCACTCAAATCATTTGCAGAATACTTATCTGACCGTGAAGAAAGCGCCACGTGTAGAACACAAACCCCACCGGGTTTTAACGTCCGTTCGATTTCCCCAACATATTTTTCCGGGTAAAGCGCGTGATCAAAAACATTGGAGAATTCAAAATCGAACGAATCATCTGGAAATGGTTGATGATGAAAATCTCCATGGATTACTAATGGCGGACATGGTACAAGATCGATACCGATTGAGTCGGATACTCCGACCCGACGAAGAGCCTCGACTTCTTGCCCGACCCGAGCACCAATACAGAGCGCTTTTGAAGAGTTAGATAACAACGAAGAACTTTTCAACTGTGTAAAAAAGATGGAAAATACTCTGATCTTACGATCCCAATCTCTAGTAGTCCAAATATGGCGGAGTTTTGGGTTAAGAGTTTTGTTGAGTTGTTTTTGAATGTAGGATTCGTATGATGTGTATCCGGGTCGGATTCTGATACCCGGAGTTGTGGTGGTTATGGTAGTGGAAGATGAGATTGTTCGGAAatagaaaaggaagagaagagggaggaaaatgaagagagagaaagtgaagTAACGGAGAATAATGGGGAttagttttgatgatgaagatgatggtgTTTGATTGTTGAGTTTCATATTTGCATGGTGAGCTTTCTCTCTCTTGGCTTGCAATGGTGGAGCGTAGAGAGAGAAAGTCAGAAAGAGaaggattaagaaaaatgatgaattaaagtGAGAAGGAAGAAGTCAACAATGCAAATTCGAGAGTTTTATAAACACTTGGAGCTCAATTTGTCATGCACCGGTTCACGTGGCACCTAATTTGATGCATTTAATTTAAAGGAGAGGTCTCACTAAATAACCATGGTGTAAtttatacattatttttatataataaaatttaatataatgaaagttttaattaatttatttttttagttttatttaatttactattatttttgttgtcttttgtagtgatttatataaattattgtgtaataAATTTTGTTTAACTTAAAACTAACGATGATGGCCACCAAGATAATcggattttgttttaattattggCCATGCATATATAATACTTTTTTcgtttgttaaaaaaaattttgttcacataaatttaaaaagtagaatattttaaatgatAGATATATTACTTGATAGAATAATAAGTATGATAGAGGAAAAGTGAAAAcgataaacatttaaaaatattagtagaaaaaatataaagaccacaactattaaaaaaatattcttataAAGTTACTGAGAAATATGTGGATactaaaaacaatataaatgttaaaattaagTTAGTGAAAAATACGTGGtgaccataaacattattaaaatatcaaaattacgataaacaaaattaactttgTTCGAAATTTGTGACtaaaatagaaagattttttttattgaattaacATATATAACAACCCCGAGTTGCAAATGAAAATAACTTTGAgagagataaaaaataaaataataatgctaaaaatattaagttattttatttgatttctatCAATAAACTCTCTATTAGCCTATCTTGTAAtaaaagaacaataataatgataaaaatattaagttaaaAGTGGTGATGggaattatttaatattcttaacttttatttgattttttagtattctttatttgattttttaatattctttaatatgtgttaatatttttttattaataaacgtCCTTGATATACTAAGTCTTTAAAAATTATAGATCAAAGTAATAAAGAATATTATTTGTCATTTCTTTCATCGACTTgtataaattataaagacaagaacgaacacttaataagggtagaaacgtcaaaatggtaatTTAACGGAGATTGACAAGAATTCAACGGA from Amaranthus tricolor cultivar Red isolate AtriRed21 chromosome 3, ASM2621246v1, whole genome shotgun sequence includes:
- the LOC130807722 gene encoding uncharacterized protein LOC130807722 — encoded protein: MKLNNQTPSSSSSKLIPIILRYFTFSLFIFLPLLFLFYFRTISSSTTITTTTPGIRIRPGYTSYESYIQKQLNKTLNPKLRHIWTTRDWDRKIRVFSIFFTQLKSSSLLSNSSKALCIGARVGQEVEALRRVGVSDSIGIDLVPCPPLVIHGDFHHQPFPDDSFDFEFSNVFDHALYPEKYVGEIERTLKPGGVCVLHVALSSRSDKYSANDLSGVDPLVKLFKRSELVRVKKVDGFGLDTEVIFRKKE
- the LOC130807720 gene encoding uncharacterized protein LOC130807720 isoform X2; translation: MNLSAQDQLSSLVRLQTWVLRVRKSRTIRQGKLEIDNGASLKIAENANKKGKDNSSPPVGCQQLDETHAVDASLDTNNGIYKTGREVIKTTEEALPSHTTKVPELYLNNVPKHVSQHESLNLPDRGNIVEKHVAPMKSEKTVRKRKNKKGKSFGTENRDLYSKRPLDCRIADGKRDVRGELILPVGISKPEKSLETISENLIRCQYKKAVPGKDHPLSTVKELPDEPIKEMATPASVIQSGKSKKRKLKKQPVAEQQLSSLPVNQHLNKPTTGTEERGEQADDIMTEANDITLESVNTAKKRKVNNNEQECRKNADDVSPPSPVKEQQNEKHKEIAAPISVIQSDRDVGVSCLNLNGSSKASGVTTRTHALNHVEEAGPLTDSKINDTQSQKESHGEDHHVEFSETDHFQVNAVSAEAGLLERPSTGNHLVGSKKGRESVINDEKLDTSIPLGAKHSTVSKELTNTLPEASHTPRKTIVSTEGEDDGSESSGSKDLMIQPNKKTKNHPIKLKEDQAGLRRSSFLDAKF
- the LOC130807720 gene encoding uncharacterized protein LOC130807720 isoform X3; its protein translation is MENPEKFSTSKQLQQFSVMPAEERKAVFIDTDLDTHFAVYVSSLSSIGSLKQQIAAEHYKFFPDCGTVTIKSLLVKHQGIYYHLSDTMLLKTVFHGVADSWIVFADIWAPALAQNLDICASLKIAENANKKGKDNSSPPVGCQQLDETHAVDASLDTNNGIYKTGREVIKTTEEALPSHTTKVPELYLNNVPKHVSQHESLNLPDRGNIVEKHVAPMKSEKTVRKRKNKKGKSFGTENRDLYSKRPLDCRIADGKRDVRGELILPVGISKPEKSLETISENLIRCQYKKAVPGKDHPLSTVKELPDEPIKEMATPASVIQSGKSKKRKLKKQPVAEQQLSSLPVNQHLNKPTTGTEERGEQADDIMTEANDITLESVNTAKKRKVNNNEQECRKNADDVSPPSPVKEQQNEKHKEIAAPISVIQSDRDVGVSCLNLNGSSKASGVTTRTHALNHADSFLFAWV
- the LOC130807720 gene encoding uncharacterized protein LOC130807720 isoform X1, with amino-acid sequence MENPEKFSTSKQLQQFSVMPAEERKAVFIDTDLDTHFAVYVSSLSSIGSLKQQIAAEHYKFFPDCGTVTIKSLLVKHQGIYYHLSDTMLLKTVFHGVADSWIVFADIWAPALAQNLDICASLKIAENANKKGKDNSSPPVGCQQLDETHAVDASLDTNNGIYKTGREVIKTTEEALPSHTTKVPELYLNNVPKHVSQHESLNLPDRGNIVEKHVAPMKSEKTVRKRKNKKGKSFGTENRDLYSKRPLDCRIADGKRDVRGELILPVGISKPEKSLETISENLIRCQYKKAVPGKDHPLSTVKELPDEPIKEMATPASVIQSGKSKKRKLKKQPVAEQQLSSLPVNQHLNKPTTGTEERGEQADDIMTEANDITLESVNTAKKRKVNNNEQECRKNADDVSPPSPVKEQQNEKHKEIAAPISVIQSDRDVGVSCLNLNGSSKASGVTTRTHALNHVEEAGPLTDSKINDTQSQKESHGEDHHVEFSETDHFQVNAVSAEAGLLERPSTGNHLVGSKKGRESVINDEKLDTSIPLGAKHSTVSKELTNTLPEASHTPRKTIVSTEGEDDGSESSGSKDLMIQPNKKTKNHPIKLKEDQAGLRRSSFLDAKF